Within Amycolatopsis sp. cg5, the genomic segment CGTTGATGTTGACCGTGGTGCGGGAGAGCTGGGCGACACCGGCCGGCTGGAAGCCGTTGTCCTCCACCGTGTCCCACTCGTAGCCGAGCGTGCCCGGCTTGAACGTGTAGATGTTGCCCGGCGCCAGGTTCGCCAGCGACGTGCCGCGCCAGAGCCGCATCTTGCCGTACGCGGCAGGCACGCTCATCGAGTCGGTCCGGCGGCCGTTGACGGTGAAGATCTGGCCCAGCAGCGAGTTCTCCGGCCTGCCGCCGTCGGACGGCGGGCTGAAGCGGGGATCACGCCAGGTGCCCGTCCACTGCGCGTTCGGGTCGATCTTGGCGCTCGCCTTGGTCTCCTTGTAGCAGACCACCGTGCGCCAGTCGTTCGTCGACTGGCCGATGCTCGGCTCCCACCGGGTCTTCCAGAAGATCTCGTTGCCGGTGAAGAAGGCCATGTTGACGCCCGCGGCGCGGGCCGCCTCGACGTTGTTGCGCTGCTCGTTCGACCAGTACTCGTCGTGCCCGACGGCCATGAACACCTTGTGGTTGGTGATCAGGTTGCCGCGCCTGGCCGTGTCGGTGTCCGTGGTGTAGCTGAGGTCGTAGCCGTTGGCCTCGAGGAACTTCAGCATCGGGACTTCGGCGTTGAAGATGTAGTTGTCGTCGCCCTGGCCGTAGAGCGGCCGGTTGTAGCTCACCTTGTACGCGGCGCCCTGCGCGCCGGGACCGGTGCCGCCGTAGAGGCTGTTCCCGCCCTGTCCTGAGTAGACACCGCCGTTCGGCATCCGCCCGGTTTGCCCGCCGTAGGCGTTATAGGCCTGCCAGGTGGAATCCGAGGTCTGGAAGAGGATCTTCGAGGTGCTGGTGTCGTCACGGATGACGAAGGCGATCTCGTTCTCGCCGCCGGTGTCGTCACGGCGCAGAACGGCGTAGTACAGCCCGGAAACGGCCGTGGACGGCACGTTCCAGGTGACCGAGGGCGCCCAGTTGCCGCAGTCGACGAGGCCGGTGGCGGCCTCGGTCTGGCAGGCGGGCTGCACCTGCGCACCGTTACGCGCGAGCGTCTGCACGAGCCGCGCGCCGTCGTTGTTGTAGTACCCCAGGCGGAAGATGTCGATGTGGTAGTTCACGGCGTTGGTGTTCACCTTGAACGTGACGGTGCCACCCGGCGCCGAGCTGATGTCCGTGGTGAAGCCGTGGATGGTGTCGTCGAACGAGGCGACCTGCCAGTTCGGCGTGCCGGTCTGCGTGTTCTCGCAGGCGACCTTGTTGGTGACCGGCGCCGTGCAGGGCGCGGCGGCGGCAGGCGTCGCCAGCAGAGTCGAGGCCGGGATCGCCATCAGTAGGCCTGCCACCACACCCATGGTCGCGGAGAGTGCGGTCCCCCTTGCGGTCCGGCTGCGTCTGAATCCGGGCAGCCGGAATGGGAACGATAGCATCACAATTGCTCCAGTCACCGTATTCGGTTCCCGCATCTGGTCGGTTGCGAAATCGACGGTGACCGCACTCTCGTTACAGAATTCCAGCTCCAGCGGGTTTTTCAACTGCCACAGTTCGGTAACGCACTAATTCGCACATGCGCCTTCACGCATTGTTCTCGTTGCCGTCAACCTGTGAATTCCCACAGCCGGGTTGTTCCGCACCAGCCGCCGATCAGGTGACGTTCCGCGGCACCAGCACCGGCGAGTCCGGATCGAGCACCTCGACCCGCAGGTCGATCGACGCCTTGTCCACGCAGCTGCCCGTTCGGGCATCCCAAATCCAGTGGTGGCGGGGGCATTCGATCTTGCCGTCGCTGATCTCGGCGAACGTCAGGTCCTCGCCGGCGTGCGGGCAGAACCGCTGGATCCGCAGGCCGTCGCGCTCGATCGTTTCCGTGTTCTGCCGCTCACGGAGCATCTGCATGGTCTGCGCCGGGTGGTTTCCGTAACGGAGCAGTCCCATGAATGTGAGATCGAATACATCGGGCTCGCGGTGCAGGCCGAGTCGCATCGAAAGCAGCGCCTCTTCCCAACCGGTCTTACCGTCGACGATCAGCCTGAGCACCCTCGGTGACACCAAGAGTGTGTAAGCGGGGTCATAAGGCTCTTCGCCCTCGATGACGAAGTGCTCGGCGAGCTTGCCCAGACGGACGTCCCAATTGTCCGTGCCCGCGATGAGCCGGATGTCCTTGCTGTAGTCGCCGAGGAATCGCTTGTTCCACTGCTGCAGGGTGCCGAAGTACTTCTCGATCTCTTCCATCGTGACCTGCGGCTCTGCGCCGGCGTAGAACGCCTCCCACTCGTCGCGCCGCCGCTCGCGGTACGCGTCGAGGTCTTCGTCCAGTTTGGACTCCGGAGCGCGATCGGCAACCGCTTTGCCCGACTCGATCCGGATGTGGTCGCCGGGACCGATCCGGATGACCTCGGCCTCCGGGCACGCCGCGGTGAACCCGTCGGCCACCTGGTCCCACACGGGGAAGATGGTGGCGTCACGGTCGTTGTAGGCCGCCAGTTCCGGGTCGAGGAAGCAGGCCGGGCCCGCCGACGGCAGGAACGCCTTGGCGCCGGTCAGCTTCACCTTGCGGTACAGCGTGTCCATGAGGTCGTCGCGGACGCCCGCGACCTTCTCCGCCATCACCCGCGCGGGGTAGTCGTAGCAGTTCGGGTACCACATGGCGCCGGAGAACTGGGCCGCCAGCAGGTCGATCTCCGACGGCAGCTCGGACATCGGGGTGTTGCAGTCGTTGAGGTCGAGGAAGCGGTAGCCGCCGATGTCGACCAGCAGCCCGCTGTCCTCTTTGTGACTGGTGTCCAGGTAGATCGTCGCGGTGAAGCCTTCGGCGAGTTCGTAGGACTCCTTGTGGTCGAGCGCGACCACGTTCTCGAAGCCCAGCGCCTTGAACTGCTTCACCATGATCTTCGAGCGGTACTTCGCCACCAAGACAGTGATGTCGCGGGGGAGCTGCTCCAGCAGCTTCTCGTCGAAGTGGTCCTCGTGCGCGTGCGACACGTACAGATAGTCGAACCCGCCGCCGACCACGTCCGGCAGCAGCGCGCGGTTGTCCGGGTACGGGAACCACGACTGCAGGAACGCCGGGTAGAACCACGGGTCCATCAGCAGCCTGGTGCCCGCGTGCTCGACGACGAACCCGGCGTGACCGAGATAGCGGATGCTGGACATGCTCTGTGTTCCCCGATCACTCATGCGTTCGTGGTGCTCTTCGCCCACCACTCGACCAGACCGCGCAGGCCGTCGTCGAGCCCGATCTCCGGCTGCCAGCCGAGATCGCGGGCGGCGGCCGAGATGTCCGCGAGCCTGCGCGTCACCCCGCCCATCTTGCGCTCCGGGCCGTGCTCCGGCTCCAGGTCCGACCCCATCGCGGCGAGCAGCGCGAGCGCGAGCTCACGCAGGCTGGTTTCCTGGGCGCTGGCGATGTTGTACACCGTGTCGGTGACGTCGGCCCGCGCGGCGAGCAGGTTCGCCCGCGCGATGTCGTGCACGTGCACGAAGTCCATGGTCTGCGCGCCGTCGCCGAAGATCAGCGGGGCCTCGCCGCGCGCGACGCGCTCCATCCAGCGGATCAGCACCTCGGTGTACAGGCCGTGCACGTCCATCCGCGGTCCGTAGACGTTGAAGTACCGCAGCGCGACGTAGTCGAGGCCGTACATGGCGTGGAAGCTGCGCAGCATGCCCTCGTTGAACGCCTTGGCGGCGCCGTAGAAGGTGTCGTTGTTGTACGGGTGGTGGCGCTCGGTGGTCGGGAAGACCTCGGCCAGTCCGTAGATCGACGCGGTCGACGAGGTCACGACCTTCTTGACGCCCTTGGCCGCGGCGGCCTCGTAGACGGTGAACGAACCGTCCACCAAGGACTCGAGCGCCAGCCTCGGCTGCTCGGCGCACTGGGTGATCCGCAGCGCGGCGAGGTGGAAGACGACGTCCTTGCCGTCGGTCAGCTCGTGCACCAGGCCGGGGTCGTTGATGTCGCCCTCGACCAGCTGGACCTTGTCACCCGCCGCTTCGACGGCCTCGGCGAGGTTCTCGCGGCGGCCGCGCACCAGGTTGTCCAGCACCACGATCTCGGCCGCGCCCGCCGCGGCGAGCTGGTCGACCACCGCCGAGCCGATGGTCCCGGCACCGCCGGTGACCAGGAATCGCTGTCCTTCGATCGGCTGCGCCGCGGTCACACTCGCTCCTCTTGCTTGACGTTGATGAAGATTCCACCGCGGCGCAGGCTTTCCGACGCCGCTTCCAGCAGCGCGAGCACCCGCAGCCCGGAGTGGCCGTCGGTGAGCGGCCGCCGATCCTGGGTGATCGACTCCGCGAACTCGGCCATCACCGCGCGCAGTGCCTCGCGTTCACCGAGTGCGGGCGCGACCATGTCGCCGACCCGGTAGGACACGATCGTCCGCGCCCGCTTCTCCTCGGTGAGCTCACCGGCGGGCGACCTGTCGACGCCTCTGTCGTAAATGGACAGTCGCTGGCTCGGGTTGAGGTCGTCCCAAACGACTGTCTTGGCCGATCCGCCGATCACCATCGTCCGGATCTTCGTCGGCGAAAGCCAGTTCGCGTGCACGTGAGCCATGCCACCATGGCTCAACCGCAGCGTGAGGTGCGCCACACAGGCCTTTCCGGCGCCGATCGGGTCGGAGCCGTGCGCGGCCACCTCGGTGACGTGGACGTCCTTCGGCAGGATCGCGTCGAAGATCGACAGGTCGTGCGGCGCGAGGTCCCACAGCACGTCCACATCGGGCTGGACGAGCCCGAGGTTGATGCGCACCGAGTCCAGGTACTGGATGGTGCCGAGCTCGCCGTCGGCGATGATCTCGGCCAGGTGCCGCACGGCCGGGGTGTAACAGAAGGTGTGGTCCAGCATCAGCTTCAGGCCACGGGAATCCGCCGCCTCGACCAGTTTGCGGCCGTCCGCGTAGTTGGCGGCCAACGGCTTTTCGACGAGCACGTGCTTGCCCGCTTCGAGCGCGGCCATCGCCACCGGCAGGTGGGTGGCGGCGGGCGTCGCGATAGCGACCGCGTGCACCGCGGGATCGGCCAGCACTTCTTCGAGTGAGTCCGAGACCCGCACGGTCGAATAGTCACCGAGCACCCGGCGCGCGCGTTCCGCGTCGAGGTCACACAGATATTCGAGCTTGAGTCCGGAAGTTGCTTGCGCATTCCGGACGAGGTTGGGTCCCCAGTAACCGGCGCCGATTACGGCAAGCCCGATGGCGGCAGACAAGACGATCCCCGTTTTCCCGGGCACGAACGGCCACGACGATCGTTGATTCGCAGAGCCACTGCCCGCTGTTACAACTCACCCAACTGCGCGCGCCCTTGGTGGGTGTAACGACCCACACCGAATGGGCGAATCATGATTAGCCGCGGCCGCCCACGCCACGCCTGAAGCGAGGATCCGCAATGACGACGAAGCACCTCCTCCGGCGCACCAGCGCCATCGCCGGCTTGGCTCTCCTCACCGGGGCCGGGTCGGTGCTCACCGCAGTTCCCGCGCTGGCGGACCCGTTGCCCGAGGTCTCGCTCAGCGTTTCGCAGTCGACCGTTCACCCCGGCGACACCTTCACGGTCACCGAGACCATCAACAACATCAACGATTTCACCGTGCTGCACCCGGCGGCCGTGCTGGTGACGCTGCCGGACGCGCTGCAGACCTACGCCTCGCTGCAGGGCTGCTCGGGTTCGGTCGCCGGTTCCTGTGTCGCGACCAGCGGCGGGTACAAGTTCGTCCTCGCCGAGGCGATGGACCAGCACACCGGCGGCGTCACGTCGTTCACCTTCAAGGTCGCCGACAACGCGCCGGACCTCACCGAGACGCTGCGCGGCCAGCTGGTCGGCAGCAACTACGCCTCGGAACCGGTGAACGGCCCGACGATCACCATCGACGCGAGCGCCGACACGGCCGTCTCGGTCAACGTCACCCCGCGCCCCGGTCTGCTCAGCGGCCGCTTCGACTTCGCGGTCAAGGTCACCAACGGCGGCCCCGGCGTGATCCGTAACGCCAAGATCACGACCACGTTGCCGCTCGGCCTCTCCACCAACGCCAGCGGCGCCTGCGTTCCCAGCGCGGGCAAGGCCGTGTGCACGTTCAACGGCGTGGCCAACGGCGACAGCTCGACCGCGAACTTCTCGGTCCCCTTCGGACTGTTGACGGTCGGCCTGCCGTTCGAGTTCAAGACCTCGCGCACCTCATCGGACTCGCGTGACCCGAACGCGGCCAACGATTCGGTGACGACGACCTGCACGGTGGTCACCCCGCTGCTGGTGAACTGCTACCAGGGTGGTGGCGGCGGTGCCGCCAAGATGGCGGCTTCGGTCATGCAGAGCTTCGCCAACCTCAAGGTGGTCGCGAAGAACCTGAAGCCGGCGGTCCACCGCCGTTAAAGCACTTCGGTGAGGTCCTTGACCGCCGTCACCTCGGCGGCATGGATCTCCCGCAGCCGCGAACCGAGGTCGGTCAAGATCCCGTTCACCTGTTCATCGGTGAACGGGATCTCTGCGTCGTAGTGCGCACGCACCCGCCACAGCTCGGCACCGGCCTCGGCGGCCGCCTCGACGCCCTCGTCACCGCCGCGCACGCCGTTCGAGACGGTGGCGGTGAGGTCACGCATCCAGCCGAACTCGGTGACATGCTTGGGAAAAGCGGCTTCCGCCAGCTCGTCCCACTGCGTCGCGATGGCCCGCCACGGCTCGGCCTGCTCGGCGAGCGCCTCGTTGTCCAGCAGCGTTCCCGCCTCGGCGAGCGAGTCGGCGAAGAGGTCGCGTGAGTGCCCGCCGGACGTGCCCGCGGTGGTGACGCCTTCCCAGACCGTCAGCAGGGTGCCGACCAGTCCGCGCCGGGTGGCGAAGACCGTCGGCCAGCCCTTCGGCCCGCGTTCATCGGTCATCGACTTGGCCCAGCGATCCCAGGTGGGCAACGCGAACGAGTTCGAAGTGCCGGAAAGCCTTTGCGCGCAATCGGTCAAGCCCGCGTGCACGGCTTTCTCAAGATCCTCGATCGGCCCCGGCTCGATGCTGAACAGAAGGTTCTTGTACGACCCGACGCGTGCGCGCGCGGCGTCGAACTTGGCTCGGTCGACGGTCAACGGCTTGAGATTGCGGTCGTCGACGAGGACCTTGCCGTCCTCCTCGCCATACGCGACCACGAAGTGCCCGCCATGGCCGTTGAGCTTCTCCGGCAGGTGCCGGTACCCGAGACTCTGCTGATCGGGCAGCACGATGACCGGCTCGTTGTCCTTCAGCGCGGCCGAAAGCCGTTTCGCCGCACCACGTTTCCCGCCGGTCGTGTGGATCTCGGCCTTGAGCCCCAGCCTGTCCAAAGTAGACTCAAGCCAGGCACGTGGATACTGCCACTGGTTCCGGAACGCGACGACCAGCGTCGCGTCCACCTCCCGCGCGAACTCGAACAGGATGTACCCGGCCCCGATCCCGCCGGACGCCGCGAACACCAGCGCCTCGCTGACCTCGTCACCCCGCGCGGCCAGCACGTTCGCCACTGCGGCGACATCGGCCTGCCTGCCACCTCTGAGCCGGTACTCGCTCTCCATACCCAGACATTTTGCCACGCCGATGTCAGGGATTCGTGAGCGTTTTCGCCGATTGGTCCTCGGGTCAGAAATCCTTGATCAGCGAGACTCGGCCGTGCAGCGGATCGCTTACGTAGACCCACTTCGTCTTCTGGTCGACGGCGATGTCGCCCGGGTTGATGCCGAGCGGCAGTTCGCCCGCGAGCGCGCCGGACAGGCCGTCGAGCTTGACGATGCCGTTCGGGCCGCCGTTGGTGTAGATCGTGTTGGAGCCCTCGTGCACCGCGACCGAGGACGCCTCGCTGCGCAACAAGATCGTCTTGCGCTCGGACTTGCTGTTGCTGTCGACGAGCGACATGTGGTGGATGCCGGAGTTCGCGACGTAGATCGTCCCGCTCGCGCGGTGCACCGCGACCCCGACCGGTTTGCTGCCGACCGGCACGCTGGCGATGAACGTGTTGGTCACCGCGTCGAACACCTCGACGCCGTCGGTCGTCGG encodes:
- a CDS encoding MBL fold metallo-hydrolase — translated: MSSIRYLGHAGFVVEHAGTRLLMDPWFYPAFLQSWFPYPDNRALLPDVVGGGFDYLYVSHAHEDHFDEKLLEQLPRDITVLVAKYRSKIMVKQFKALGFENVVALDHKESYELAEGFTATIYLDTSHKEDSGLLVDIGGYRFLDLNDCNTPMSELPSEIDLLAAQFSGAMWYPNCYDYPARVMAEKVAGVRDDLMDTLYRKVKLTGAKAFLPSAGPACFLDPELAAYNDRDATIFPVWDQVADGFTAACPEAEVIRIGPGDHIRIESGKAVADRAPESKLDEDLDAYRERRRDEWEAFYAGAEPQVTMEEIEKYFGTLQQWNKRFLGDYSKDIRLIAGTDNWDVRLGKLAEHFVIEGEEPYDPAYTLLVSPRVLRLIVDGKTGWEEALLSMRLGLHREPDVFDLTFMGLLRYGNHPAQTMQMLRERQNTETIERDGLRIQRFCPHAGEDLTFAEISDGKIECPRHHWIWDARTGSCVDKASIDLRVEVLDPDSPVLVPRNVT
- a CDS encoding SDR family NAD(P)-dependent oxidoreductase; this encodes MTAAQPIEGQRFLVTGGAGTIGSAVVDQLAAAGAAEIVVLDNLVRGRRENLAEAVEAAGDKVQLVEGDINDPGLVHELTDGKDVVFHLAALRITQCAEQPRLALESLVDGSFTVYEAAAAKGVKKVVTSSTASIYGLAEVFPTTERHHPYNNDTFYGAAKAFNEGMLRSFHAMYGLDYVALRYFNVYGPRMDVHGLYTEVLIRWMERVARGEAPLIFGDGAQTMDFVHVHDIARANLLAARADVTDTVYNIASAQETSLRELALALLAAMGSDLEPEHGPERKMGGVTRRLADISAAARDLGWQPEIGLDDGLRGLVEWWAKSTTNA
- a CDS encoding Gfo/Idh/MocA family protein: MSAAIGLAVIGAGYWGPNLVRNAQATSGLKLEYLCDLDAERARRVLGDYSTVRVSDSLEEVLADPAVHAVAIATPAATHLPVAMAALEAGKHVLVEKPLAANYADGRKLVEAADSRGLKLMLDHTFCYTPAVRHLAEIIADGELGTIQYLDSVRINLGLVQPDVDVLWDLAPHDLSIFDAILPKDVHVTEVAAHGSDPIGAGKACVAHLTLRLSHGGMAHVHANWLSPTKIRTMVIGGSAKTVVWDDLNPSQRLSIYDRGVDRSPAGELTEEKRARTIVSYRVGDMVAPALGEREALRAVMAEFAESITQDRRPLTDGHSGLRVLALLEAASESLRRGGIFINVKQEERV
- a CDS encoding BtrH N-terminal domain-containing protein, encoding MESEYRLRGGRQADVAAVANVLAARGDEVSEALVFAASGGIGAGYILFEFAREVDATLVVAFRNQWQYPRAWLESTLDRLGLKAEIHTTGGKRGAAKRLSAALKDNEPVIVLPDQQSLGYRHLPEKLNGHGGHFVVAYGEEDGKVLVDDRNLKPLTVDRAKFDAARARVGSYKNLLFSIEPGPIEDLEKAVHAGLTDCAQRLSGTSNSFALPTWDRWAKSMTDERGPKGWPTVFATRRGLVGTLLTVWEGVTTAGTSGGHSRDLFADSLAEAGTLLDNEALAEQAEPWRAIATQWDELAEAAFPKHVTEFGWMRDLTATVSNGVRGGDEGVEAAAEAGAELWRVRAHYDAEIPFTDEQVNGILTDLGSRLREIHAAEVTAVKDLTEVL